From one Simplicispira suum genomic stretch:
- the hrcA gene encoding heat-inducible transcriptional repressor HrcA: MLDARAKLLLKALVERYIEDGQPVGSRTLSRASGLELSPATIRNVMADLEDLGLIASPHTSAGRIPTAKGYRLFVDTMLTVQREHITPHSLAAEQPQRVIANAAHLLSSLSQFVGVVMAPRRTSVFRHIEFLRLSERRVLVIIVSPEGDVQNRVIFAQSDFSQAQLTETANHLNSHYSGLAMEQVRERVKNEVASLQGEIAQLMQAAVNVEGEASQEDEVVISGERNLLAVSDFSKDMGNLRRAFDLFEQKTQLLRLLDVSSQAEGVRIFIGGESQVVPFEELSVVSAPYEVDGQVVGTLGVIGPMRMPYDKMIQIVDITSRLVTNALSHRT; this comes from the coding sequence ATGCTCGATGCCCGTGCCAAGTTGTTGCTCAAAGCGTTGGTCGAGCGCTATATAGAAGATGGCCAACCCGTGGGATCTCGCACCTTGTCCCGTGCGAGTGGGCTGGAGCTGTCTCCCGCGACCATACGCAATGTCATGGCGGATCTGGAAGATCTGGGACTGATTGCGAGCCCGCATACTTCGGCTGGGCGCATCCCCACCGCCAAGGGATACCGCTTGTTCGTGGACACCATGCTTACGGTGCAGCGAGAACACATCACACCGCACTCACTCGCTGCCGAGCAACCGCAGAGAGTGATTGCCAATGCCGCCCATTTGCTTTCCAGCCTCTCGCAATTCGTTGGTGTGGTCATGGCTCCGCGCCGGACTTCTGTGTTTCGACACATTGAATTTTTGCGCCTGTCTGAGCGGCGCGTGCTGGTCATCATCGTCTCTCCTGAAGGGGATGTGCAAAACCGCGTCATATTTGCTCAGAGTGATTTTTCGCAAGCGCAGCTCACTGAGACGGCCAACCACCTCAATAGCCACTACAGCGGCCTGGCGATGGAACAGGTGCGCGAGCGTGTGAAGAACGAAGTGGCTTCGTTGCAAGGTGAAATTGCGCAGCTCATGCAAGCCGCCGTCAACGTCGAGGGCGAAGCCTCGCAGGAAGACGAGGTGGTTATCTCGGGCGAACGCAATCTGCTGGCTGTGAGTGATTTTTCCAAGGACATGGGCAATCTGCGGCGTGCATTTGATCTGTTTGAACAAAAAACCCAGTTGCTGCGCTTGCTCGATGTATCTTCCCAGGCCGAAGGCGTGCGCATTTTCATCGGTGGCGAGAGCCAGGTGGTGCCGTTCGAAGAGCTTTCGGTAGTGAGCGCGCCGTACGAAGTGGACGGGCAGGTCGTGGGCACCCTGGGGGTCATCGGGCCGATGCGCATGCCGTACGACAAAATGATCCAGATTGTCGATATCACCTCCCGGCTCGTCACCAACGCCCTGAGCCACCGCACCTGA
- a CDS encoding alpha-ketoacid dehydrogenase subunit beta produces the protein MTTAIQEQTQTATAQAVPMTMIQALRSAMDVMMERDDNVIVYGEDVGYFGGVFRATEGLQAKYGTSRCFDAPISESGIVGTGIGMAAYGLRPVVEIQFADYVYPATDQIVSELARLRHRSAGDFTAPLTIRMPCGGGIYGGQTHSQSPEAFFTHVCGLRTVMPSNPYDAKGLLIASIESDDPVIFLEPKRLYNGPFDGQHDKPVVPWSKHAMGRVPEGYYTVPLTSAAIFRPGKAVTVLTYGTMVWVSECAARETGIDAEIIDLRSIWPLDLETIVNSVKKTGRCVVVHEATRTSGFGAELTALVQEHCFYQLEAPIERVTGWDTPYPHAQEWAYFPGPARVGAALQRAVEA, from the coding sequence ATGACCACTGCTATCCAGGAACAGACCCAGACTGCCACGGCACAAGCTGTGCCCATGACCATGATCCAGGCGCTGCGCTCGGCCATGGATGTGATGATGGAACGCGACGACAACGTCATCGTTTATGGCGAGGACGTAGGCTATTTCGGCGGCGTGTTTCGCGCCACGGAGGGCCTGCAAGCCAAATACGGCACATCGCGCTGCTTTGATGCGCCGATTTCCGAGTCCGGCATCGTCGGCACCGGCATTGGCATGGCCGCCTATGGCCTGCGTCCCGTGGTCGAGATTCAGTTTGCCGACTATGTCTACCCGGCCACGGACCAGATCGTCTCCGAGCTGGCGCGCTTGCGCCATCGATCGGCTGGGGACTTCACCGCGCCGCTGACCATCCGCATGCCCTGCGGCGGCGGCATCTACGGCGGGCAGACCCACAGCCAGAGCCCCGAGGCCTTTTTCACCCATGTGTGCGGCTTGCGCACCGTGATGCCCAGCAACCCGTATGACGCCAAGGGCCTGCTGATTGCCTCCATCGAGAGCGACGACCCGGTCATTTTCCTGGAACCCAAGCGCCTGTACAACGGCCCGTTCGACGGCCAGCACGACAAACCCGTCGTGCCCTGGTCCAAACATGCCATGGGCCGCGTGCCCGAGGGCTACTACACGGTGCCGCTGACCAGCGCGGCCATCTTTCGCCCCGGCAAGGCCGTTACGGTGCTGACGTACGGCACCATGGTCTGGGTGAGCGAATGTGCTGCACGCGAGACGGGCATCGACGCCGAGATCATTGATTTGCGCTCCATCTGGCCGCTGGACCTGGAAACCATCGTGAACTCGGTCAAGAAGACGGGCCGCTGTGTTGTGGTGCACGAGGCCACGCGCACCAGCGGCTTTGGTGCCGAACTCACGGCGCTGGTGCAAGAGCATTGCTTCTACCAGTTGGAAGCCCCCATCGAACGTGTGACCGGCTGGGACACGCCGTACCCACACGCCCAGGAATGGGCGTATTTCCCAGGGCCTGCGCGCGTAGGCGCAGCCCTGCAACGTGCAGTGGAGGCATGA
- a CDS encoding NAD kinase — MTPQFRHVALIGKYHHAASGTVAPGSRDVLERIAAFLLSQGCQVSLESETAHNSGISGYPALRPEEIGEACDVGLVVGGDGTMLSIGRKLARFGTPLIGINQGRLGFVTDIPLENFETTLTPMLHGAFEEDRRPLIQGQVLRSGKCVFDALAMNDVVVNRGTTSGMVELRVEVDGHFVANQRADGLIVASPTGSTAYALSSGGPMLHPSIPGWVLVPIAPHTLSNRPIVLSDASEVAIELVSGRDASANFDMQSLAKLRRGDRILVRRSDYCVRFLHPRGWNYFDTLRRKLRWNEGGS, encoded by the coding sequence ATGACCCCTCAATTTCGCCACGTTGCGTTGATCGGCAAGTACCACCACGCAGCGTCCGGCACGGTGGCGCCAGGCTCTCGCGACGTGCTCGAACGGATCGCCGCTTTTTTGCTCTCGCAAGGGTGTCAAGTTTCCTTGGAGTCAGAGACGGCGCACAACAGCGGGATCTCCGGCTACCCTGCACTGCGTCCGGAAGAAATTGGAGAAGCCTGCGATGTGGGGCTTGTGGTGGGCGGCGATGGCACCATGCTGAGCATCGGGCGCAAGTTGGCCCGTTTTGGCACGCCGCTGATCGGCATCAATCAAGGGCGTCTGGGTTTCGTCACCGACATTCCGCTGGAGAATTTCGAAACTACCTTGACACCCATGCTGCATGGCGCATTCGAAGAAGACCGGCGTCCACTGATTCAGGGACAGGTACTGCGCAGCGGCAAATGCGTTTTCGATGCGCTGGCGATGAACGACGTGGTAGTCAATCGCGGAACCACCTCTGGCATGGTGGAGCTGCGTGTGGAAGTGGATGGTCACTTCGTTGCCAACCAGCGGGCCGACGGCTTGATCGTCGCGTCTCCTACCGGCTCCACCGCCTACGCGCTATCGTCGGGCGGCCCCATGCTGCACCCATCGATTCCGGGGTGGGTACTTGTGCCGATTGCACCGCACACGCTCTCCAACCGACCCATCGTGCTGTCCGATGCATCGGAGGTCGCCATTGAGCTGGTAAGCGGGCGCGATGCCAGCGCCAATTTTGATATGCAGTCTCTTGCCAAGCTCAGACGGGGGGACCGCATCCTGGTGCGACGCTCGGACTATTGCGTCCGGTTTTTGCATCCGCGCGGCTGGAACTATTTTGATACGCTGCGGCGAAAGCTGCGCTGGAACGAAGGAGGCTCCTGA
- the recN gene encoding DNA repair protein RecN, with protein MPLQRMTLRNFVIVEALEIDFESGFTALTGETGAGKSILIDALQMILGARADAGLVREGAARADLSAEFSPPADVQNWLSEAGFDAGGELLLRRTVDTTGKSRGWINGIPATASQLRELGTTLLDIHGQHAWQNLMQSGAVRALLDAYAGADTQAVQTNWTAWRAAAQAVQVAREAQASAGAERERLQWQIAELDKLAPKAGEWAPLNEEHNRLGHAQALMDAAQAATSHLEAEEASARPALTQALQALTALEHLEPSFREIRALLAESLAQTDEALRGLHAYLRRDALDAEQLQSLDERVAHWLGLARRFKRAPEDLPEVLAAWKAQLAALDAGSDIDALSSRESQTHAAYASAAQTLSQMRKAAAPRLSEAVTSTLQELGMEGGQFVVHITASVHPGAMGMDDIDFLVAGHAGQTPRPIGKVASGGELSRIALAIAVATSAMGSAGTLIFDEVDAGVGGAVAETVGLLMQQLGRARQVLAVTHLPQVAACADHHLVVSKIRAPQGASSTVILAEGTERLAEVARMLGGEKPSRAGLAHAREMLGQSQRQNARE; from the coding sequence ATGCCGCTGCAGCGCATGACTCTGCGCAACTTCGTCATCGTCGAAGCGTTGGAGATCGATTTCGAGTCGGGCTTTACGGCGCTCACAGGCGAGACGGGCGCTGGCAAATCCATTCTGATCGATGCCTTGCAAATGATCTTGGGCGCACGCGCAGACGCCGGTCTGGTGCGTGAGGGTGCAGCGCGAGCCGACCTCAGCGCCGAATTTTCCCCTCCTGCCGACGTGCAGAACTGGCTTTCCGAAGCTGGATTCGACGCGGGTGGCGAACTGCTGCTGCGCCGAACCGTTGACACCACCGGCAAAAGCCGTGGCTGGATCAATGGCATACCGGCCACTGCAAGCCAATTGCGCGAGTTGGGTACGACCCTGCTCGACATTCATGGCCAACATGCCTGGCAGAACTTGATGCAAAGTGGCGCAGTACGCGCATTGCTTGACGCTTATGCTGGCGCTGACACCCAGGCTGTGCAGACAAACTGGACGGCTTGGCGTGCAGCTGCGCAGGCGGTGCAAGTGGCGCGCGAAGCACAGGCATCGGCTGGCGCGGAGCGTGAACGCCTGCAGTGGCAGATTGCCGAGCTCGACAAGCTGGCGCCCAAAGCGGGGGAATGGGCGCCGCTCAACGAGGAACACAACCGGCTGGGCCACGCGCAGGCTTTGATGGACGCTGCACAAGCAGCTACCAGCCACCTGGAGGCTGAGGAGGCGAGCGCACGACCTGCCTTGACGCAAGCATTGCAAGCCTTGACTGCGCTTGAGCACCTCGAGCCAAGTTTTCGCGAGATCCGCGCGCTTCTGGCCGAAAGCCTGGCGCAGACCGACGAGGCCCTGCGCGGCCTGCATGCGTACCTGCGCCGCGATGCGCTCGACGCAGAGCAACTGCAAAGTCTGGACGAGCGGGTGGCACACTGGCTGGGGCTGGCCCGCCGCTTCAAACGGGCGCCTGAAGACCTGCCGGAAGTACTCGCAGCATGGAAGGCGCAACTGGCGGCATTGGATGCGGGCAGCGATATCGATGCGCTCAGTTCACGGGAGAGCCAAACGCACGCTGCTTACGCGTCTGCAGCACAAACGCTGTCGCAGATGCGCAAGGCCGCCGCCCCCCGCCTGTCAGAAGCGGTGACTTCCACCCTTCAGGAACTGGGAATGGAAGGCGGGCAGTTTGTTGTGCATATCACGGCATCTGTGCACCCCGGCGCCATGGGCATGGACGATATTGATTTTCTTGTGGCGGGACATGCAGGCCAGACGCCACGTCCCATCGGCAAAGTCGCCTCGGGCGGAGAACTCTCGCGCATTGCGCTGGCCATCGCGGTCGCCACCAGTGCCATGGGCAGCGCGGGCACCCTCATTTTTGACGAAGTGGATGCCGGCGTGGGTGGAGCCGTGGCAGAGACTGTCGGCTTGCTCATGCAGCAGCTCGGGCGCGCCAGGCAAGTGCTTGCCGTGACCCATTTGCCTCAGGTAGCGGCATGCGCAGACCATCACTTGGTGGTGTCCAAGATTCGCGCGCCCCAAGGGGCGAGCAGCACGGTGATCTTGGCCGAAGGCACAGAGCGCCTCGCAGAAGTGGCGCGCATGCTGGGCGGAGAGAAACCCTCGCGCGCCGGTCTGGCACACGCGCGCGAGATGCTCGGGCAAAGCCAGCGTCAGAATGCAAGGGAGTAA
- the lpdA gene encoding dihydrolipoyl dehydrogenase, whose amino-acid sequence MKDISTKLLVIGGGPGGYVAAIRAGQLGIPTVLVEGERLGGTCLTIGCIPSKALIHAAHEFERAQHQAGGSPLGIRVQSPSLDIAQTVRWKEGIVHRLSGGVGALLRKAGVQVVKGWAHIEDGKTVRVEPADGEAVRVRCEHLLLATGSAPVELPMLPFGGPVVSSTGALSPETLPRRLVVVGAGYIGLELGMAYRKLGADVAVVEAAQRILPGYDEELTQPVLDALERSGVVLHLGCSVQGYDAQHGVRVRSARADEFALPADRVLVAVGRKPCTTGFGMESLQLDMAGRFVAVDAQCRTSMRNVWAIGDLTGDPMLAHRAMAQGEVVAEVIAGKARRFEPMAIPAVCFTDPEVVVVGRTPGEARAAGLDCIDAAFPFAANGRAMTLEATKGFVRVVARRDNHLIVGWQAVGQGVAELSAAFTLSIEMGARLEDVAGTIHAHPTLGEAVQEAALRALGHAIHI is encoded by the coding sequence ATGAAGGACATTTCGACAAAGTTACTCGTCATCGGCGGCGGCCCCGGCGGTTATGTGGCTGCCATTCGTGCCGGGCAACTGGGCATTCCTACCGTGTTGGTTGAGGGCGAGCGCCTCGGCGGCACTTGCCTGACCATCGGCTGCATTCCGTCGAAGGCGCTGATTCACGCCGCGCACGAGTTCGAGCGCGCGCAGCACCAGGCCGGCGGCTCACCGCTGGGCATCCGGGTGCAGTCGCCGAGCCTCGACATCGCGCAGACGGTGCGCTGGAAGGAGGGCATCGTCCACCGGCTCTCCGGCGGCGTCGGCGCGCTGCTGCGCAAGGCCGGCGTGCAGGTCGTCAAAGGCTGGGCGCATATCGAAGACGGCAAGACGGTGCGCGTGGAGCCTGCTGACGGCGAAGCCGTGCGCGTGCGCTGTGAGCATTTGCTGCTCGCCACCGGCTCGGCGCCTGTCGAGCTGCCGATGCTGCCCTTTGGCGGGCCGGTGGTCTCATCCACCGGCGCGCTCTCACCTGAAACCCTGCCGCGCCGCCTGGTGGTCGTGGGCGCGGGCTACATCGGGCTCGAACTCGGCATGGCCTACCGCAAACTGGGCGCTGACGTGGCCGTGGTGGAGGCGGCCCAACGCATCCTGCCGGGCTACGACGAAGAGCTGACACAGCCCGTGCTCGATGCGCTGGAAAGAAGCGGCGTCGTACTGCACCTGGGCTGCAGCGTGCAGGGCTACGACGCGCAGCACGGCGTACGCGTGCGCAGCGCCCGCGCCGACGAATTCGCGCTGCCGGCGGACCGCGTGCTGGTCGCTGTGGGCCGCAAGCCCTGCACCACAGGGTTTGGCATGGAGTCGCTGCAACTCGACATGGCGGGGCGCTTTGTCGCGGTGGATGCGCAGTGCCGCACCTCCATGCGCAATGTCTGGGCCATTGGCGACTTGACGGGCGACCCCATGCTCGCCCACCGCGCCATGGCGCAGGGCGAGGTGGTGGCCGAAGTGATTGCGGGCAAGGCGCGCCGCTTTGAGCCCATGGCGATTCCAGCCGTCTGCTTCACCGACCCCGAAGTGGTGGTGGTAGGCCGTACGCCGGGCGAAGCGCGGGCCGCCGGGCTCGACTGTATCGACGCCGCCTTCCCCTTCGCCGCCAATGGCCGCGCGATGACGCTGGAAGCCACCAAGGGCTTTGTGCGTGTGGTGGCGCGGCGCGACAACCACCTCATCGTGGGCTGGCAGGCGGTGGGGCAGGGCGTTGCCGAACTGTCGGCAGCGTTCACCCTGAGCATCGAGATGGGTGCGCGGCTCGAAGACGTGGCCGGCACCATTCATGCGCACCCCACGCTGGGTGAGGCGGTGCAAGAGGCTGCGTTGCGGGCGCTCGGGCACGCCATACACATCTGA
- the rapZ gene encoding RNase adapter RapZ gives MAVEIVLITGMSGSGKSVALRAYEDAGYYCVDNLPPELLLSFVALEHAHHGNRLAIAMDVRSRTSLPTVPDKLRELREQGCTVRSVFLDADTDTLVRRFSETRRRHPLTDGVLRESPLSLVQVIELERELLADLRESAQVIDTSTIRAAQLQGYVKSMMRAPQNSLSLVFQSFAFKRGVPLDADYVFDVRMLPNPHYESELRELTGKDKAVIDFLRAAPEAARMESDIAKFLTDWLDALVQNHRSYVNVAIGCTGGQHRSVYLVDRLTERFASRWPVVTRHRELDAR, from the coding sequence ATGGCCGTCGAAATCGTGCTCATCACAGGGATGTCGGGTTCAGGCAAGTCCGTGGCACTGCGCGCTTACGAAGACGCAGGCTATTACTGCGTGGACAATCTGCCTCCCGAATTGCTGCTCAGTTTTGTCGCGCTGGAGCATGCCCACCATGGCAATCGTCTGGCGATTGCCATGGACGTACGCAGCCGCACGTCACTTCCCACGGTCCCCGACAAACTGCGAGAACTGCGCGAGCAAGGGTGCACGGTCCGTTCGGTGTTTCTCGACGCCGACACCGACACCTTGGTACGCCGATTTTCCGAAACACGCAGAAGACATCCATTGACCGATGGCGTGCTGCGCGAGAGCCCGCTAAGTCTGGTACAGGTGATCGAACTTGAGCGCGAACTGCTGGCGGATCTGCGGGAGAGCGCGCAGGTGATAGACACGAGCACCATCCGCGCCGCCCAGCTTCAAGGCTATGTCAAGAGCATGATGCGCGCGCCCCAGAACTCTCTTTCGCTGGTATTTCAGTCGTTCGCCTTCAAGCGCGGGGTGCCTCTGGATGCCGACTACGTGTTCGACGTGCGCATGCTGCCCAATCCCCACTACGAAAGCGAATTGCGCGAATTAACCGGTAAAGACAAAGCGGTGATCGACTTCCTGCGCGCCGCTCCGGAAGCAGCGCGCATGGAAAGCGATATTGCGAAATTCCTGACGGACTGGCTGGACGCGTTGGTGCAAAACCACCGCAGCTACGTCAACGTCGCCATTGGCTGCACAGGGGGCCAGCACCGGTCCGTCTATTTGGTAGACCGACTTACCGAGCGCTTTGCCAGTCGGTGGCCCGTCGTCACGCGCCACAGGGAACTTGACGCGCGGTGA
- a CDS encoding 3-methyl-2-oxobutanoate dehydrogenase (2-methylpropanoyl-transferring) subunit alpha — protein sequence MTPHTALRLHVPEPTGRPGCKTDFSFLSISPAGAVRRPPPDTPAADTADLATSLVRVLNDDGQAVGPWAIPIHPDRLRRGLRAMMKTRAFDARMLIAQRQKKLSFYMQCLGEEAIAVGQSMVLQDGDMCFPTYRQQGLLLSRDDIAMSELICQLMSNERDPIKGRQLPVMYSYKRAGFFSISGNLATQMPQAVGWAMASAIKGDTKIASAWIGDGSTAESDFHTALTFAHVYRAPVIINVVNNQWAISTFQSIAGGEGTTFAQRGVGVGIASLRVDGNDFLAVYAASQWAAERARTNHGPTLIEWETYRAGPHSTSDDPSKYRPADDWQRFPLGDPIERLKQHLIAIGEWTQERHAAVQKELEAEVIAAQKEAESHGTLLDGRVASAATVFDDVYSDLPEHLRQQRQQMGI from the coding sequence ATGACACCGCACACAGCCCTCCGGCTGCATGTGCCGGAGCCTACTGGGCGACCCGGCTGCAAGACCGATTTTTCCTTTCTGAGCATCTCGCCCGCCGGCGCCGTGCGCAGGCCTCCCCCAGACACCCCCGCAGCTGACACGGCCGACCTGGCGACCAGTCTGGTGCGTGTGCTCAATGACGATGGCCAAGCGGTCGGCCCCTGGGCTATCCCCATCCATCCGGATCGATTGCGCCGGGGTCTGCGCGCGATGATGAAAACGCGCGCGTTTGACGCGCGTATGCTGATCGCACAGCGCCAGAAAAAGCTGTCGTTCTACATGCAGTGCCTGGGTGAGGAAGCCATTGCCGTTGGCCAATCCATGGTGCTGCAGGACGGCGACATGTGCTTTCCTACCTACCGCCAGCAGGGCCTGCTGCTCTCGCGCGACGACATTGCCATGTCCGAACTGATCTGCCAGTTGATGAGCAATGAGCGCGACCCTATCAAGGGCCGCCAGCTGCCGGTGATGTACTCGTACAAGCGCGCAGGCTTCTTCTCGATCTCGGGCAACCTGGCGACGCAAATGCCCCAGGCCGTGGGTTGGGCCATGGCCTCGGCCATCAAGGGCGATACAAAAATAGCCTCGGCCTGGATCGGCGATGGCTCCACCGCCGAGTCGGACTTTCACACCGCGCTCACCTTTGCCCATGTGTACCGTGCGCCGGTCATCATCAACGTGGTCAACAACCAGTGGGCCATCTCCACCTTCCAGTCGATTGCCGGAGGCGAGGGCACCACCTTTGCCCAGCGCGGTGTGGGCGTGGGCATTGCTTCATTGCGCGTCGATGGCAACGATTTTCTGGCAGTTTATGCCGCCTCGCAGTGGGCGGCCGAGCGTGCCCGCACCAACCATGGGCCGACGCTGATCGAGTGGGAAACCTACCGCGCGGGCCCGCACTCCACGTCTGACGATCCGTCCAAATACCGGCCAGCAGACGACTGGCAGCGGTTCCCGCTGGGGGACCCGATCGAGCGGCTCAAACAGCACCTGATCGCCATTGGCGAATGGACGCAAGAGCGTCATGCAGCAGTGCAAAAAGAATTGGAGGCCGAAGTGATTGCCGCGCAGAAAGAGGCGGAGAGCCACGGCACCTTGCTCGATGGCCGCGTCGCCAGCGCCGCCACCGTGTTTGACGATGTGTACAGCGACTTGCCCGAGCACCTGCGCCAGCAGCGCCAGCAAATGGGGATCTAA
- a CDS encoding dihydrolipoamide acetyltransferase family protein codes for MGIYAIRVPDIGEGIAEVELVTWHVQPGDVVAEDQSIADVMTDKATVEIPSPVSGKVLALGSSVGDTIAVGSELVRLEVEGTGNLKENSAPAPVHQTQTAPVSIAKIEPPAATPARAAPPAERAPAPAPAPLRASTAPRGNAIVARAAGERPLASPAVRQRALDMGLELRYVHGSGPAGRISHDDLDAHAAAGGQVQSQGPAGYAERHGEEVISVIGLRRKIAQKMQESKRRIPHFSYVEEIDVTELEALRARLNQLHGATRGKLTVLPFLARAMVLALRDFPQINARYDDEAGVVTRYAGVHLGVATQTDGGLMVPVLRHAEALDLWACAAGIASVAEGARSGKAARDALSGSTITLTSLGALGGIASTPVINHPEVAIVGVNRIVERPVLRGGQVVGRLLMNLSSSFDHRVVDGMHAAQFIQAMRALLETPALLFVE; via the coding sequence ATGGGAATTTACGCAATCCGCGTGCCCGACATTGGCGAGGGCATTGCCGAAGTGGAGCTGGTGACCTGGCACGTACAGCCGGGCGATGTGGTGGCTGAAGACCAGTCCATCGCCGATGTGATGACGGACAAGGCCACGGTGGAGATTCCCTCGCCCGTTTCGGGCAAGGTGCTGGCGCTTGGAAGCAGCGTGGGCGACACCATTGCCGTGGGCTCCGAGTTGGTTCGGCTGGAGGTGGAAGGTACGGGAAATTTAAAGGAAAATTCGGCTCCAGCGCCCGTCCATCAAACGCAAACAGCTCCTGTTTCAATAGCAAAAATCGAACCGCCTGCAGCCACCCCAGCGCGAGCTGCCCCTCCGGCGGAGCGTGCTCCTGCCCCTGCACCTGCACCCTTGCGCGCCTCCACAGCGCCACGCGGCAATGCCATCGTGGCGCGCGCTGCAGGTGAGCGCCCACTCGCTTCTCCCGCCGTGCGCCAGCGCGCGCTCGATATGGGGCTGGAGCTGCGCTACGTGCACGGCAGCGGCCCGGCCGGGCGCATCTCGCACGACGACCTGGACGCGCATGCGGCCGCTGGGGGCCAGGTGCAGTCGCAAGGCCCTGCGGGCTATGCCGAGCGCCATGGCGAAGAGGTCATTTCCGTCATCGGCCTGCGTCGCAAGATTGCGCAGAAGATGCAGGAGTCCAAGCGCCGCATTCCGCACTTCAGCTATGTCGAGGAAATCGACGTCACCGAGCTCGAAGCCCTGCGCGCCAGGCTCAACCAATTGCATGGCGCCACGCGCGGCAAGCTCACAGTGCTGCCCTTCCTGGCGCGTGCCATGGTCTTGGCGCTGCGTGATTTTCCGCAAATCAACGCCCGTTACGACGACGAGGCGGGTGTGGTCACGCGCTACGCCGGCGTGCACCTGGGCGTGGCCACGCAGACCGACGGTGGCCTCATGGTGCCGGTGCTGCGCCACGCCGAGGCGCTGGACCTGTGGGCCTGCGCTGCCGGTATCGCCAGCGTGGCCGAAGGCGCCCGCAGCGGCAAGGCGGCGCGTGACGCGCTGTCGGGTTCCACCATCACCCTCACCAGCCTGGGGGCACTGGGTGGCATTGCGAGCACGCCCGTCATCAACCACCCCGAGGTGGCCATCGTCGGCGTCAACCGCATCGTCGAACGCCCCGTGCTGCGGGGTGGGCAGGTGGTGGGCAGGCTGTTGATGAACCTCTCGTCCTCGTTCGACCACCGCGTGGTCGACGGCATGCACGCCGCGCAATTCATCCAGGCCATGCGCGCGCTGCTGGAAACCCCGGCCCTGTTGTTCGTGGAGTAA
- a CDS encoding BMP family ABC transporter substrate-binding protein — protein sequence MYKNLAAALAAACFISPVFSQPSAATKAPGAEAVKVGFVYVSPITEAGWTRQHDEGRKAVEAALGKRVKTTYVENVPEGPDAERVIRDLAATGHKIIFTPSFGYMEPTLRVAQDFPDVKFESITGYKQAPNVATANARYYEGRYLAGIAAGRMSKTGVAGYVAGFPIPEVLQGINAFTLGMRSVNPKASVKVVWLNVWFDPPKEREAAMALFNEGVDVIAFHTGSTAVMAAAQERGKLAVAYHSDMRRIGPDAQLVAVTHQWGNYYTARVRAVLDGSWKSGNVWGGVREGMIRVGDFGSKVPPAVQQEVLARQKDIAAGSLLPFRANGAAVHDNEGHEVIARGQSLSDAQILGMNWLVEGVQGKLTR from the coding sequence ATGTACAAAAACCTCGCTGCCGCGCTCGCGGCCGCTTGTTTTATTTCTCCTGTTTTTTCCCAACCCTCTGCGGCGACCAAGGCGCCCGGCGCTGAAGCTGTGAAGGTCGGGTTCGTCTATGTCTCGCCGATTACCGAGGCGGGCTGGACCAGGCAGCACGACGAGGGCCGCAAGGCCGTGGAGGCAGCGCTGGGCAAGCGTGTGAAAACCACCTATGTCGAAAATGTGCCTGAGGGCCCGGACGCCGAGCGCGTGATCCGCGATCTGGCGGCTACGGGCCACAAGATCATCTTTACGCCCAGTTTTGGCTACATGGAGCCCACGCTCAGGGTGGCGCAGGACTTTCCGGACGTGAAGTTCGAATCCATCACCGGCTACAAGCAGGCGCCCAACGTGGCCACGGCCAATGCCCGCTATTACGAGGGACGCTACCTTGCGGGCATCGCTGCGGGCCGAATGAGCAAGACGGGGGTGGCTGGCTATGTAGCGGGTTTTCCCATTCCCGAGGTGCTGCAGGGCATCAATGCCTTCACTTTGGGCATGCGTTCGGTCAATCCGAAAGCCTCTGTGAAAGTGGTCTGGCTCAACGTCTGGTTTGATCCACCCAAGGAACGCGAAGCAGCCATGGCGTTGTTCAACGAAGGCGTGGACGTCATAGCTTTTCACACCGGATCCACAGCGGTGATGGCGGCAGCGCAGGAGCGCGGCAAGCTGGCTGTGGCTTACCACTCCGACATGCGCCGTATCGGGCCCGACGCCCAGTTGGTCGCTGTGACGCACCAATGGGGAAATTACTACACGGCGCGTGTACGGGCTGTGTTGGACGGCAGCTGGAAGAGCGGCAACGTTTGGGGCGGCGTGCGCGAAGGAATGATCCGCGTGGGCGATTTCGGCAGCAAAGTCCCGCCGGCTGTGCAACAGGAAGTGCTGGCTCGCCAGAAAGACATTGCGGCGGGCTCGCTCCTGCCTTTTCGAGCCAACGGCGCCGCAGTGCACGACAACGAAGGCCACGAGGTCATTGCCCGCGGACAGAGCCTGAGCGATGCGCAGATTCTTGGCATGAACTGGCTGGTTGAGGGCGTTCAGGGCAAGCTGACGCGCTGA